From the genome of Alphaproteobacteria bacterium:
TTGCCGTGTTTTTGGTGATGAAGGGCGGGTACACCACGTAAGCGCAGCGCAGGCTTCCGCGCGCGAGAATGGTTTCCATGCGGCTGTCGTCAGCCTGTTTCGCTTCTGCATTAACATGAAACATGCCTGAAAAAGCCAAGCCAACAACAATGGCAGTCAGAAGGCATATATATTTAACTATATGATACTTCATAATAAAACCTGTATTCCTATTTGTCTGCGCAGGTTTATGATCTGATGCAAGTAATTTAAGGTCAAAATAACGTCTTTTATGTTATTATTGATGATTGTTTCAGCAAAGGTTCCCGGACGTGCTCCCCGATATTTTCCGCGCTCTGCGCCAGATGCAGCTCAAGGACAGCGAAAGCCGCATCGTCATCGCGCTCATGCGGCGCAAGGACGGCATGTTTGTGCACGATCTTGTGAAGCAAACGAAACTGCCGCGCAGCTCTGTTGTGCTGATCCTGAAGCGGCTGTTCGATCGCAGCCTTGTGACAAAGATCAAGGAAGGCCGCCGGTTGAAATACCGCGCGCAAAGCCCCGAACATATTTTGTTTTCGCAGGAACAGCTGGTCGAGAATTTAAGGGAACTGGTGCCGTTCCTGAAACGCATGGGCGCAAGCGACAAGGTCATGGATGTTCAGTTTCTGGACGGGCCCGAAGGCATCCGCCAAATATATCGCGACATGTTGCTGAATTTCCGTTTTGCGGAAGGCCCAAAACGCGAATTGTACGAGATTGCCTCCGGCGCCGATGCGCTCAAGGTCTTTCCGGATATGCCGCAAACCTTTATCCGCCGCCGCATCCAGATGGGCGTGCCGATCCGCATCATCGCGCCCGATACGTCGCGCCATGTGCCGGTCTATATCAGTGACAGCAAGGAGTTACGCGAGGTTAAATATTTCGATGGCCGAGCGTTTCCGTTCCGCGTGAGCTTCGATATCTATGCCGACAATATATCGACCTATTCAACCGTTCCGCCCGTGGGCGGCGTGATAATCCGCAGCGAGCAACTGGCTGACAGCATGCGATCCCTGTTTAATTTGCTGTGGCAGACAATCTGAGAACCCGGTATTTATGTAGCGGTCTGCGGGTGTAACTCAATGCCCGCGAGCGTAGCGAGCATAGCTATAGAAAGCCGCGCAGTTTGTGCTAAACGTTGATGGTTTGCGGGTGTAACTCAATGGTAGAGTTCCAGCCTTCCAAGCTGGCTATGCGGGTTCGATTCCCGTCACCCGCTCCACCCAATTTTTCTTAGGAAATTGCATGACCGCCGTCCTGAAATCCACCAGCTTCCCCGAACTTGGCGAGCGCCGCGAAGGCAAGGTGCGCGATATCTATGTGCAGGAAGGGCGGCTCGTGCTTATCGCCACCGATCGCCATTCGTCGTTCGACCGCATCATCGCCCATATTCCGGGCAAGGGCGAGGTTTTGAACCGCATCAGCCTTTTCTGGTTCGAACAAACCAGAGACATCGTGCAAAACCACGTACTGGAAGCGCCGGACCCGAACGCGATCATCGCGCGCCGCTGCATGCCGCTGCCGATCGAGGTTGTGATGCGCGGCTATCTGACCGGCGTGACCGGCACATCGATCTGGACGCATTACCAGAAAGGCCGGCGCGATTTCGGCAACTTCACGCTGCCCGACGGCATGAAGAAGAACCAGAAGCTCGATAAGCCGGTATTCACGCCATCCACCAAGGAAAACGAGCATGACCGTACGGTTACGCCGGACGAGATTATCGCCATGGGCCAGATCAGCCGCAAGCAGTTGCAGGAGATCGAAGAGGTGGCGCACAGGCTGTTCGCGCGCGGACAAGAGCTGGCGCGGCAGAAGGGCCTGATCCTCGTCGATACCAAATACGAACTCGGGCTCGATGAAGCCGGCAAGCTGACCTTGATCGATGAAGTGCACACGCCGGATTCGTCGCGCTACTGGTTCGCCAATTCGTATGACGAGCGTTTCGCCGCGGGCAAGGAGCCCGAATATTTCGACAAGGAATTTCTGCGGCTCTGGTTCATGAGCAATTGCGACCCGTACAACGACCCCGTGCTTCCCGAAGCGCCGCCCGCGATGGTGGAAGAGCTAGCCGGGCGTTACGGGCAGGTGTTCAACCTGCTCACGGGTGAAAATATCAGCCAACTCGCGCCGGGCGAAAGCATCGAGGGCCGCTTGCGCAAAAACCTCGCGCCCTACGCAAAAGCCGCGGCTTAATACCCGGCTGCGGCAAGTTCTGCCTGCGCGGCCGCGAAATCCTGCATGAAATGTTTATCCTGGCGCAGCGCGTTGATCGTATAAAGTGCGGTTTGCCGCCCGCCCGCGAGATCGGCCGGGTAATGCACGCCCGCTTGTACGCGGTGCCATGCGATAGCATCGGCCCGGGCCAGCAATTCCTTTTTCCGCGCGGGCAACAAGCCCGCCAATATTTCCGCCCATACACGGCTGATGCTTGTGTGGCCGCTCGGGTATGATTTGTTGGCGATGCTGTCGATCATCAGCTTCACACGGCTGTCCGCCACGAAGGGGCGGCGTGTGCCCCAATAGACCTTGGCGCGTTCGGTGATGCGGTAGATATCGGCGCCCGCGCGATCGAGCAGCCTGAAAGTGCGGGGCAGCGCCGCGCGCGTGAAGCCGGGCCCGAGAATGGCGGAAACCATTTCCGGCTCGACCCGCTGTTCTTCGCGCGCCGCGATTTTATCCGCTTCGCTTGCATCGTCCTGCGCATCAAGCACGCGCGCGACCTGTTCTTCCCATGCGGCGCTGTTCTCCGCCGGTGGCGGCGTCAGCATGTCGGGTAAAACGGCATGCGGGGTTGATAGCTGGATATAACCCTTGGCCTTGGGCCCGGCATAGGATGCATCGGCAGTGCAGGGCCAGAGCAGGATGGCGAAAAGAAGGGGGAGGGCAAGCAGGCGTTGCATGGCATATACCTCGACAAGGGAATCAGGCAGCGCTAGTTTACGCGCATTGCGTGTTTTTATCTGTCTGGAAGATTTATGGCGGTTGTCCTAAAATCCTATGTTTACACTGGTCGTACTCCGGGACCCCGGCTTTTGGTGCTGGGCGCCGTGCACGGCAACGAAAAGTGCGGCCCCATCGCCACCACGCGCTTTATCGAACAAATTGAAAGCGGCGCGGTTGCTTTGCTGAAGGGGCGCGTGACCTTCATCCCCGTCTGCAACCCGCAGGCACACGAAAAGAACGTCCGCTTCGTGGATGAAAACCTTAACCGCGATCTGCGCCCCAAGGAAAAGCCGACGACGTATGAAGCGCAAATCGGCAATGCGTTGTGCCCATACCTGGAAGACTGTGATGCGTTGCTCGATCTGCATTCCTATACAAAGGGAAGCGAACCATTTGTTATTACCGAGCGCGCAAACGAACAAGAAATATCGTTCGGCTGGAGCCTTGGTACCGCCATGCTCATGTGCGGGTGGCATGAAGCCCAGCTTCGGCATCCGCGTGGCAGGGAGCAAGCAGCCTATTCAACCGGCACTATTGAATACGCTCGCGCGCACGGCGCGATGGCGGTTACGCTCGAATGCGGGCAGAATGACGACGCTAACGCGCCGGAAGTCGCGTGGCGCGCTATCGGCCGGGCGCTCGTGCATCTCGGTATGATCGATGCTGCCGTGGTGGTGCCGCCGCCGCATGACCTGCAGCGCCGTAAACTTGTGTTCGAGGAGGTTTTTTTCAAGCAGGAAGACGGCGATTTTATCAAGGATTGGAAACATCTGGACGTTGTGAAGAAAGGCGAAGCGATTGCAACCACGAAAAGCGGCAAGACGATTACTGCCCCCGGTGATGGCTGTCTGATCATGCCGCATCGCGGTGTTGCTTTGGGGTATGAATGGTTTTATTGGGGCCGGATGGCCGAAGGGACGGACCATGCAACTGCCTGAAAACATCCTGACGACCGTGCGCCGTGAAGCGTGCAGGGAAGGCCAGCGTAATTTCTTCGTTTACGATACCGCGCCGATGCGGGAAAAGATCGCGAACCTGAAATCAATCATGCCTGAAGGCGTAGAGATTTTTTATGCCATGAAGGCCAACCCGCACTCAGCTTTCCTGAAGGCGGCGAAAGAAAGCGGCGTCACGGGCGTGGAAATCGCAAGTCTTGGCGAGGCTGAAAAGGCACGGTTGGCGGGTTTTGCGGCCAGCCAGATGATCTACACCGGCCCCGGAAAATCACCCGAAGAGCTGCGCTGGAGCGCCGCGCACGGGATTCATACCGTACATGTCGAATCCCTGACCGAAGCGCATCGCCTGAACCAGATTTGCAAAGAAATGGGTAAGGCGCAGGATATCCTGTTACGCATCAACCCGGATTTCGAAATTCACGGTGCGCAGAAAATGCTTTCGGGCGGTTCAAGCAAGTTTGGCATCGATACGGAAAAATTGCCGGACATTTTGCCGAAAATTCTTGAGTTGCAGAATTTGCGTTTTCGCGGCCTACATGTTTATGCGGCGACGGGCATTTTGAAAGTGGACGATCTTCTCAAGAATTGCGAACTGGTCTTCAGCCTGACACAACAGATTGAGGCCGGTTTCCAAGGCGTGAAGTGCGATATTGTCGATTTCGGTGGTGGCTTTGGCATTGATTACCTTGAAACGGGACAGGATTTCTCGCTCACATCCTATGCTGACGGCCTGCACAAGCTAATTGCGCAGTATAAATTGCATGGGCGGCATTTCATGCTCGAGCTCGGGCGTTACCTTGCGGCGGATTCCGGCTGGTATTGCACCGAAATTCTCGATATCAAGGACAGCCGCGGCAAGAAACAGATCGTGACGGCGGGCGGCACCAACCATTTCCGCCGCCCGGCCGCGCTTTCGATCAACCATCCTGTCGTTATCGTGCCCATGAAGCGGCCTGCGCTTTTCGCAGGGCAGGAGCATGTCGCGAA
Proteins encoded in this window:
- a CDS encoding phosphatase PAP2 family protein, translated to MQRLLALPLLFAILLWPCTADASYAGPKAKGYIQLSTPHAVLPDMLTPPPAENSAAWEEQVARVLDAQDDASEADKIAAREEQRVEPEMVSAILGPGFTRAALPRTFRLLDRAGADIYRITERAKVYWGTRRPFVADSRVKLMIDSIANKSYPSGHTSISRVWAEILAGLLPARKKELLARADAIAWHRVQAGVHYPADLAGGRQTALYTINALRQDKHFMQDFAAAQAELAAAGY
- a CDS encoding phosphoribosylaminoimidazolesuccinocarboxamide synthase translates to MTAVLKSTSFPELGERREGKVRDIYVQEGRLVLIATDRHSSFDRIIAHIPGKGEVLNRISLFWFEQTRDIVQNHVLEAPDPNAIIARRCMPLPIEVVMRGYLTGVTGTSIWTHYQKGRRDFGNFTLPDGMKKNQKLDKPVFTPSTKENEHDRTVTPDEIIAMGQISRKQLQEIEEVAHRLFARGQELARQKGLILVDTKYELGLDEAGKLTLIDEVHTPDSSRYWFANSYDERFAAGKEPEYFDKEFLRLWFMSNCDPYNDPVLPEAPPAMVEELAGRYGQVFNLLTGENISQLAPGESIEGRLRKNLAPYAKAAA
- a CDS encoding succinylglutamate desuccinylase, whose amino-acid sequence is MAVVLKSYVYTGRTPGPRLLVLGAVHGNEKCGPIATTRFIEQIESGAVALLKGRVTFIPVCNPQAHEKNVRFVDENLNRDLRPKEKPTTYEAQIGNALCPYLEDCDALLDLHSYTKGSEPFVITERANEQEISFGWSLGTAMLMCGWHEAQLRHPRGREQAAYSTGTIEYARAHGAMAVTLECGQNDDANAPEVAWRAIGRALVHLGMIDAAVVVPPPHDLQRRKLVFEEVFFKQEDGDFIKDWKHLDVVKKGEAIATTKSGKTITAPGDGCLIMPHRGVALGYEWFYWGRMAEGTDHATA
- a CDS encoding diaminopimelate decarboxylase translates to MQLPENILTTVRREACREGQRNFFVYDTAPMREKIANLKSIMPEGVEIFYAMKANPHSAFLKAAKESGVTGVEIASLGEAEKARLAGFAASQMIYTGPGKSPEELRWSAAHGIHTVHVESLTEAHRLNQICKEMGKAQDILLRINPDFEIHGAQKMLSGGSSKFGIDTEKLPDILPKILELQNLRFRGLHVYAATGILKVDDLLKNCELVFSLTQQIEAGFQGVKCDIVDFGGGFGIDYLETGQDFSLTSYADGLHKLIAQYKLHGRHFMLELGRYLAADSGWYCTEILDIKDSRGKKQIVTAGGTNHFRRPAALSINHPVVIVPMKRPALFAGQEHVAKEKVYIGGPICSSADKIASDVYIEEAHIGDIAVLCLAGAYGLTMSHLEFLSHKRPPEIVLG